The stretch of DNA TAAAACACATCCGCAGTCCAGCGCTTGAGCCAACTTTCTCCCTGACGCGATCGCCGTGTTGCAAACACAACATCGTAGCCTTCCCGCCACTTCGCCATCAAATCTCCAATTAATTCGGGCGGATCTTGTAAATCAGCATCAATCGGAACGACAGCGGCCCCTTGGCTAAAATCTAGACCTGCGGTGAGGGCCACTTCCTTACCAAAATTACGGGATAAGTTAATCACCTTAATTTCAGGACGACGCTGGTGATGCTCCACTAAGCACTTCAGCGTGTCATCTTGGCTGCCATCATTGATGCAAATAACTTCGTACTGAACTTGAAGTTGATCGAGTACCGAGAGCAACCGCTCAAACAGGTGATCAATGTTGAGCGCCTCGTTATAGAAAGGAATAACGATAGAGAGTTCAGGATTGTCTGAACTTGCAAACATGGCAAGGGGTAAGGTAACGATGACTGGTCTTGGCTAGGAGTGTATTAGAGTTCAGGATGACTCCGCAACCTGAGCAAGTTTTCACAGTCTGACTCCAAAAGCCCTGACCTGTCTACTGTGTAAGTACCTCCTGCGATCGCTGCGCGAGCAGAGTCAAGCATAAAATTCATCAAGCCTGACCTTTCTTGAAGGAATGAGAAAGTTTGACATGCAAGGTTAAACCTGCCGTCATCGGGTTTAGGTTTTCTACCCATTACTAGCCAACTACTAGAATTTAGGCTTTACGACCCAGACTGAGCAGGGAGCGCTTTCTACTACCTGGCTGCTTACCGATCCCTGAATGATCCGGTTTAAGCCTGTCAGACCTCGACTGCCGATTATGATCAAGTCTGCTTCATAGATATTGGCAAGCCGCACGATTTCTTCGGCAGGGTCGCCGCTAACAATTTCTAGTTCACTAGGACAAGTCAGAGTCACTTGATAGGACTGTAATTGCTTCTCTAAATTACGGTAGGGAAGTGGTTCAAAGTTTGGATGAGGCTGATCAGCGGCTAATTCTGTTTCCTCTTCTGGAGGAGAAATAACATGAGCTAAGACGATTTTGGTCGAAGGTTGCAGTACTAATGCTTGCAAAGCTTGCATGACTTGCTCAGCTAATCCCGAACTATCTAGGGCGATCACAATTGTTTTCAACACAACGGGCCTCCTAACAATGCAAAGCAGCCTTGGTCATGCCCTACTGTTAGGCATAAACTTCTAACGCTGAAAAGAGCTAGCTTGCAGTGGGTACGAGAAGCGCTTTCAGCTAGCTTAGCGGTCTTTCCAGCGTTAGTGGCTAAATTTTGCTTTTTTTAGGATTGTGGATCTATCTGCTTGGGTTGGGTTCTGAGGCGAACTGAGTCGGCATGGGAAGTTAGCCCTTCTGCGGTCGCTAAAACATCTATGGCTGCGGAAACTTTTTGCAGCGCTGTTGGGCTGTACTGAATCAGGCTGGAGTGCTTCATAAAGGTCTCGACACCGAGGGCGGAAGCATAGCGAGCCGAGCCAGAGGTGGGTAGGGTGTGGTTTGGGCCTGCTAAGTAGTCTCCTACTGCTTCTGGGGTCGAGGACCCTAAGAAAATAGCACCAGCGTGACGAATCTGATCAATCAAGGCCCACGGGTCTGCGATTTCTAGCTCTAAGTGTTCTGGCGCGAACTCATTAGACAACTCGGCTGCAGTTTCCAGAGAATCGACCACGATGATCAAGCCGTAGTGAGCGATCGCCTTCTCTGTGGGGGTACGTCTGGGGTGGTCGATTAGTTGTTGCTCTACTTCTGCGACCACTTTTAAAGCTAGAGAAGAGTCTGTAGTAATTAAAATCGCCGCTGCCATTGGGTCATGTTCTGCCTGAGCTAGCAGATCAGCCGCTACATAGACTGGGTTGGCAGTTTCGTCTGCGATCACCAATACTTCGGAGGGACCCGCTAAGGAGTCAATGCCAACAGTGCCGTAAACCAACTTCTTAGCGAGAGTCACATAGATATTGCCGGGGCCAGTGATCACGTCTACTTTGGGAATGGTTTCGGTGCCAAACGCTAAAGCGGCGATCGCCTGTGCTCCCCCCACTCGATAAATCTCTTGAACGCCTGCCTCTTGAGCCGCCACCAGTACGGCTGGGTTGACCGATTTTTCTGGTCCTGGTGGGGTCACGATCGCGATTCTAGGCACCTGAGCCACCATCGCCGGGATCGCGTTCATCAAAACTGTACTGGGATAAGCCCCTCGACCCCCTGGTACGTAAAGGCCCGCTCGATCGACTGGTGTGTAGCGCTTTCCTAGAACGACCTCATCTTCACCAAACTGCACCCAGCTTTTGGGGACTCGTTGCCGATGAAACGCTTCAATTTGTTTACGAGCCAGACGAATCGCATCTAGTAACTCCTTCGATACCTGCTGATAGGCAGCATCTAACTCTGAGCCACTAACACGTAATTCTTCAGGTTTTAATTCTTGTTGATCAAATTCGGCTGTGTAGTGTAACAGGGCTCGATCGCCTTGACGCTTCACAGCTTGTAACACTTCGCGAACCGTGGCTTCTTTGTGAAACACTTGGTCATCGTGAGTGCGATCGCAAATACGCCGTAGTTCGGTTCGTGCCTCAGTTCGCTGAGTAATAATTCGCAGCATGGAGTCAGAATGCAGTCTCTTAGGAATTACCCGTCGGAGAGCGGGTTTGACAAACCCGTACTCGCCTCTCTAGCTTAACCTGGATTTTTGAAGGATCGGAATACGGTAAGGAGATGCTATATTAGTTTTTCTGGTATTTTATTTCTTTCCAAGTAGTTGTAGAGAGTTTCCTTAGGACTGGCTGTGGCGAATATTAAGTCCGCTATCAAACGCGTCAAGATCGCAGAACGCAACCGTTTGCGCAACAAAACCTACAAATCAGCGGTTAAAACCCTGATGAAAAAGTACTTAGCAGCTGTAGACACCTATGCAGCCGATCCTAGCCCTGAGCTAATGCAAGAAGTACAAAAGCACATGGCCAACGCTTACAGCAAAATTGATAAAGCTGTGAAGCGAGGCGTGCTGCATCCTAATAATGGCGCTCGCAAAAAGTCGAATCTGGCTAAAGTGCTAAAAAGCAAGAACTCTCCCGTTTCTGCTGCCTCCTAGTTGGTAGCCTAAGGGCTGAGGTTCGTTGCTGACAACTGAACTTTGGGTAGCGGTAGTCTGGTGCCTGAGCGCCAGACAATTTTGCTGCTAGGGGGTTGTAAGCTTGATAGATACAATTCCGCATTCTGCTTTAACCTCATTTAGTGAGATTGTTCCCATTAGAACCAATCAGCGGCTTGCTTATGCAGTTGATTGATACGCACGTCCATATCAACTTTAAAACGTTTCAGCCTGACTTGGAGGCTGTAGCTCAACGGTGGCGGGAGGCTGGAGTGGTTCGTTTGATTCACTCTTGCGTAGAGCCAACGGAGTTTAGCAGTATTCAAGCGATCGCCGATCGCTTTCCTGAGTTGTCTTTTGCGGTGGGTTTGCACCCACTGGATGCAGACAAATGGACACCTAATTCTCGCGCTCAAATCTTAGAGCTGGCCTCTTCTGATTCGCGAGTGGTGGCGATTGGTGAAACAGGCTTAGACTTCTACAAAGCAGATAATCGGCAACAGCAGATAGCAGCATTTCAAGGTCAACTTGCGATCGCTCAAGAGTTAAGCTTGCCAGTGATTATTCATTGTCGAGATGCTGCACCAGAAATGGCTCAGTTGTTAAGGGATTTCTGGCAAGACCAAGGTCCTGTTCGCGGCGTGATGCACTGTTGGGGAGGGACACCGACCGAAACTGAGTGGTTCCTAGAATTAGGGTTCTATATCAGTTTTAGTGGTACGGTGACTTTCAAAAATGCGGCTGGGATTCAAGCCTCTGCCCGTATGGTGCCCAGCGATCGCCTCCTAGTAGAAACAGATTGCCCATTTTTGGCTCCTGTTCCCAAGCGAGGAGAGCGACGAAATGAACCTGCTTACGTGCGCTATGTGGCGGAGCAAGTTGCGCAGTTGCGGTCTGTGCCTCTAGAAGTGCTAGCAGCACAGACGACGCAGAACGCTTGTCAGCTTTTTGGTTTGCCTCAACTGCCGCCGAAAGCAACTGGAGCCCCTGCTATCCCTTACTCCTAACCCTTACTCATAAGTAAGCTTTAGAATTTGATGGCTATGTACAAAACTACAGCCCACAAATTGCCTCTGCTTACGTCATAATGGTAGGAGTGTCAACAGTAGCGATTTTGTGGCGTCAGTTAACAACCCCTTGAGTAGACGCTATTGGGAAACTGCTCCTGCCTCTTCCTTGATTTTGGAAGGTGCTGACAGTTTTCCTCACCTTAACTAAAAAATTTCAGCTGCTTAGCTAAACAGCCCATTGGAGACTACCTTAAATCTCTCAACTGCCCATTTAATTCGCTAGACTACGCCTTTGGGTCCTTCTCGTCAGGGTCCAAAGTTTTCTATTGACATTTTTGTGCAGATCGCATAACATCTGGGACTCGCGCTGGGCGTGACCCTCCTGAGGAGACGCATGACTAATCAGACTCAAACTGCACTGGCCTTCACCCTTCCAGATTTAGTTGAGATTCAGCGATCCAGTTTTCGCTGGTTCTTAGAAGAGGGACTCATCGAAGAGCTAGAGAGCTTTTCGCCTATTACCGATTACACAGGCAAACTGGAGCTACATTTCTTAGGTAAGAATTACAAACTGAAGCGGCCCAAGTACGACGTTGATGAAGCGAAGCGCCGGGATGGTACCTACGCTGTTCAGATGTATGTCCCCACTCGCCTAATCAATAAAGAGACGGGTGAAATTAAAGAGCAGGAAGTGTTCATCGGTGACCTGCCTTTGATGACCGATCGCGGTACCTTCATTATTAACGGTGCTGAGCGGGTTATCGTCAATCAGATTGTTCGTAGCCCTGGCGTCTACTATAAATCTGAAACTGACAAAAATGGTCGTCGTACCTACAATGCCAGCTTGATTCCCAACCGAGGCGCTTGGCTCAAGTTTGAGACTGATAAAAATGACTTGGTGTGGGTGCGGATCGACAAAACCCGCAAGCTGTCTGCTCAGGTGCTGTTGAAGGCATTAGGTCTCAGCGACAACGAAATTTTTGATGCGCTACGTCACCCAGAGTACTTTCAGAAAACAATTGAGAAAGAAGGCCAGTTTAGCGAAGAAGAAGCTTTGATGGAGCTTTATCGCAAACTGCGTCCAGGTGAGCCTCCGACTGTTTCTGGTGGACAGCAACTGTTGGATTCTCGCTTCTTTGATCCTAAGCGCTATGACTTGGGTCGAGTGGGTCGCTACAAGCTCAACAAGAAGCTCAGACTCAATGTGGCGGATACCGTTCGAGTTTTGACGGCTCAGGATATCTTGGCTGCCATTGATTATCTGATCAACCTGGAATTTGATATTGGCAGCATTGATGATATCGACCACTTGGGTAACCGTCGGGTGCGCTCTGTCGGTGAGTTGCTGCAAAACCAAGTCAGAGTTGGCCTCAACCGTTTAGAGCGAATCATTCGGGAACGGATGACGGTTTCGGATGCAGATTCTTTGACACCTGCGTCTTTGGTGAACCCCAAACCTTTGGTTGCCGCGATTAAAGAGTTCTTTGGTTCTAGCCAACTGTCTCAGTTCATGGACCAAACCAATCCTCTGGCTGAGTTGACCCACAAGCGTCGTCTCAGTGCCTTAGGCCCTGGGGGTTTAACCAGGGAGAGGGCGGGCTTTGCGGTGCGGGATATTCACCCTAGCCACTATGGACGGATTTGCCCGATTGAAACTCCAGAAGGCCCTAACGCTGGCTTGATCGGCTCTTTGGCAACTCATGCCCGTGTCAATTCCTACGGTTTCATTGAGACTCCTTTTTATCCGGTTGAGATGGGACGAGTCTTGAAGGACCAGCCGCCCATCTATATGACCGCAGATGAAGAGGACGATCTGCGAGTTGCTCCAGGTGACATCCCGATGGATGAGGAAGGCTTCATTCAAGGTGTGACCGTTCCAGTGCGTTACCGTCAGGACTTCACGACTACTACGCCTGACCAAGTAGACTACGTGGCTGTCTCTCCGGTACAAATCATTTCGGTGGCAGCTTCGTTGATTCCTTTCCTGGAACATGACGATGCGAACCGAGCTTTGATGGGTTCCAACATGCAACGTCAGGCTGTACCTCTATTGCGGCCAGAGCGGCCTTTGGTAGGGACAGGTTTGGAAGCTCAGGCGGCGCGTGACTCCGGTATGGTTGTGGTCAGCCGAACCGCTGGTGAAGTGACTTATGTGGCGGCTGATAAGCTGCGAGTCAGAGATCCTCAAGGTCGCGAAATTGAGTATCCCATGCAGAAGTATCAGCGGTCTAACCAAGATACCTGCTTGAATCAACGCCCCATCGTTTTTGTGGGCGATCGCGTCGTGGCAGGTCAAGTCCTAGCTGACGGCTCAGCCACCGAAGGCGGAGAACTGGCCCTAGGACAAAACGTTCTGGTAGCCTACATGCCTTGGGAAGGCTACAACTACGAGGACGCGATCCTGATCAGCGAGCGCCTAGTTTCTGATGATGTGTACACTTCAATTCACGTTGAAAAATACGAAATTGAAGCGCGTCAGACCAAACTCGGACCCGAAGAAATCACCCGTGAAATTCCTAACGTGGGTGAAGATTCCCTTCGTCAACTCGACGAAAGCGGCATTATTCGGATTGGTGCTTGGGTAGAAGCAGGAGACATCCTGGTTGGGAAAGTGACTCCCAAAGGGGAATCAGATCAGCCTCCGGAAGAAAAGCTGCTACGAGCCATCTTTGGTGAAAAAGCTAGAGATGTTCGCGATAACTCCCTGCGCGTCCCCAACGGTGAAAAAGGCCGAGTTGTGGATGTCCGAGTCTTTACTCGTGAACAAGGGGATGAACTGCCCCCGGGTGCCAACATGGTTGTGCGGGTGTATGTAGCCCAGAAGCGCAAGATCCAAGTGGGTGACAAGATGGCAGGTCGCCACGGTAATAAAGGGATTATTTCCCGGATTCTGCCGATTGAAGACATGCCTTACTTGCCAGATGGCCGTCCCGTGGATATTGTGCTCAATCCCTTGGGTGTGCCTTCCCGGATGAACGTCGGCCAAGTCTTTGAATGTCTCTTAGCTTGGGCTGGAGAGAATCTGGATGCCCGCTTCAAGGTGGTCCCTTTTGACGAAATGCATGGAGCGGAGAAGTCTCGTGAAACCGTGCATGGCAAGCTTCTAGAAGCCAGTAAGAAGAAGGGCCAAGATTGGCTATTTGACCCGGATAATGCTGGCAAGATTCAAGTGTTCGATGGTCGTACTGGCGAACCCTTTGATCAACCTGTGACCATCGGTAAAGCTTATATGCTGAAGCTGGTTCACTTGGTTGATGACAAGATTCACGCTCGTTCTACTGGACCTTACTCGCTCGTAACGCAGCAACCCTTGGGTGGTAAAGCTCAACAAGGGGGCCAGCGCTTCGGAGAGATGGAAGTGTGGGCGTTGGAAGCCTTTGGTGCTGCCTACACCTTGCAAGAGTTATTGACTGTGAAGTCGGATGACATGCAGGGTCGGAATGAAGCCCTCAATGCGATCGTCAAAGGAAAAGCCATTCCTCGTCCGGGAACGCCAGAATCCTTCAAGGTACTGATGCGAGAATTGCAGTCCCTCTGCCTAGATATTGCAGTCCATAAGGTAGAGACGAAGGAGGATGGAACTAGCCGAGACGTAGAGGTAGACCTGATGGCAGATGTTAATAGCCGTCGAGCTCCCTCTCGGCCCACCTACGAATCTATCTCCAGAGAAGAACTGGAAGAAGAAGACGCCTAAGTTAATGCAAGATGGGTTGCTAGAGTCAATAGTCAGTTAACTAAGCTGACAGCTAGCAGCCCATCAACCAGAAACTAAGCCCAACAACAGATCTCAACAATAGACACTAAGGAAGCTGCAAGCGATGCCAAAGCTAGAACAGCGATTTGACTACGTCAAAATTGGTCTGGCATCTCCGGATCGAATTCGCCAATGGGGGGAGCGGACTCTACCTAATGGGCAGGTGGTTGGTGAAGTGACCAAACCGGAAACCATCAACTACCGGACGCTAAAGCCAGAAATGGATGGTTTGTTCTGTGAGCGGATCTTTGGCCCAGCTAAAGATTGGGAATGCCATTGCGGTAAATACAAGCGAGTTCGGCATCGCGGAATTGTCTGTGAGCGCTGTGGCGTTGAAGTCACAGAATCGCGGGTGCGTCGGCATCGCATGGGCTATATCAAACTGGCGGCTCCTGTCGCTCATGTTTGGTACCTCAAGGGTATTCCGAGCTACATGGCGATCTTACTCGATATGCCTTTGCGGGATGTGGAGCAGATTGTTTACTTTAACGCCTATGTAGTGCTCAATCCGGGCAATGCAGAAAACTTAACCTATAAGCAACTGCTGACAGAAGACCAATGGATTGAGATTGAAGACCAAATTTACAGCGAAGATTCGCCTCTAGAAGGGGTTGAGGTTGGCATTGGAGCCGAAGCGTTGCAACGGTTGCTGCAAGACATCAACCTAGAAACAGAGGCTGAGCAGCTGCGAGAGGAAATTGCTACCTCTAAAGGTCAGAAGCGGGCCAAGCTGATTAAGCGTCTGCGCGTGATTGATAACTTTATTGCGACGGGTGCTCAAGCAGAATGGATGGTGCTGTCGGTGATTCCGGTGATTCCGCCGGATTTACGCCCGATGGTGCAGCTAGATGGGGGCCGATTCGCAACCTCTGACCTGAATGACTTGTATCGGCGGGTCATTAACCGGAATAATCGTCTAGCGCGTCTGCAAGAAATCCTGGCTCCTGAGATTATCGTTCGTAACGAGAAGCGAATGCTTCAGGAAGCAGTGGATGCCCTGATTGACAATGGTCGTCGGGGCCGAACGGTCGTCGGGGCTAATAACCGTCCTTTGAAGTCACTGTCAGACATCATTGAAGGTAAGCAAGGGCGATTCCGTCAAAACCTATTGGGTAAGCGGGTAGACTACTCTGGCCGTTCTGTCATTGTGGTAGGCCCTAAGCTCAAGATTCACCAATGTGGTCTGCCACGGGAAATGGCGATCGAGCTGTTCCAACCTTTCGTGATTCATCGGTTGATTCGCCAAGGGTTAGTGAACAACATCAAGGCTGCCAAGAAGCTGATTCAACGGGGCGATCCGAGCGTTTGGGATGTCCTCCAGGAAGTGATTGATGGTCACCCGGTGCTACTAAACCGAGCGCCAACCCTCCACCGCTTGGGGATTCAGGCGTTTGAGCCGATCCTAGTAGAAGGCCGCGCGATTCAATTGCACCCATTGGTTTGCCCTGCGTTTAACGCTGACTTTGATGGTGACCAAATGGCGGTTCACGTGCCACTCTCGCTAGAATCACAAGCAGAGGCTCGGCTGTTGATGTTAGCTTCTAACAATATCTTGTCGCCAGCGACAGGTCGCCCAATTGTGACACCGAGCCAAGACATGGTATTGGGTTGCTATTACTTGACGGCTGAGAATCCGACTCACCAGAAGGGGTCAGGTGGCTATTTTGCCAATTTGGATGATGCCATTACTGCCTATGAACAGCAACAGGTTGACCTCCATGCTTATGTTTGGGTGCGATTCGATGGCGCTGTCGAATCTAACGAACCGGATACGGAACCTGTAGAAGTCCAAGAGTCCACAGATGGTACGGTCACCAAAGTTTATAAGTTCCGCAGAACTCGTGAGGACAATGAAGGGAATTTGATCTCGCAGTACATTCGAACGACTCCGGGACGAATTATCTACAACAAGACGATTCAAGACGCCTTGACTAACTAGCTTCATGACGGTAGAAGCTGCAACTTTATGGCGTAAGCCTATACAGACGTGATGAGTAGGCGCGACTTCCCAGTCGCGTCTATACGCGTCTCTTCCTGCATTAAAAGAGGGACAGAGAGCAACAATGGCAGAGCAAAATTCAAACCAGAAGCCTGAAGAAGCAGTGATTTTTCGGAATCGAGTGGTTGATAAAGGACAGCTCAAGAAACTAATTTCTTGGTCTTTTACCAACTACGGTACGGCTCGGACCGCCCAGGTGGCTGACTTATTGAAGGATCTGGGCTTTCGCTACGCTACCAAGGCAGGGGTTTCAATTAGTGTAGACGACCTACAAGTACCTCCGACCAAGCGAGCGCTATTGGACGCAGCGGAAGAAGAGATTCGAGACACTGAAACCCGTTATACCCGTGGTGAGATTACTGAAGTAGAGCGTTTTCAGAAGGTTATCGACACCTGGAATGGTACGAGTGAGGAACTGAAGGACGAGGTGGTTCGGCACTTCAAAACCACCAATCCGTTGAACTCGGTTTACATGATGGCCTTCTCTGGGGCTAGAGGAAATATCTCCCAGGTTCGCCAGCTGGTTGGTATGCGTGGACTGATGGCCGATCCGCAAGGTGAAATTATTGACTTGCCGATCAAAAC from Trichocoleus desertorum ATA4-8-CV12 encodes:
- a CDS encoding universal stress protein, with translation MLKTIVIALDSSGLAEQVMQALQALVLQPSTKIVLAHVISPPEEETELAADQPHPNFEPLPYRNLEKQLQSYQVTLTCPSELEIVSGDPAEEIVRLANIYEADLIIIGSRGLTGLNRIIQGSVSSQVVESAPCSVWVVKPKF
- the hisD gene encoding histidinol dehydrogenase — encoded protein: MLRIITQRTEARTELRRICDRTHDDQVFHKEATVREVLQAVKRQGDRALLHYTAEFDQQELKPEELRVSGSELDAAYQQVSKELLDAIRLARKQIEAFHRQRVPKSWVQFGEDEVVLGKRYTPVDRAGLYVPGGRGAYPSTVLMNAIPAMVAQVPRIAIVTPPGPEKSVNPAVLVAAQEAGVQEIYRVGGAQAIAALAFGTETIPKVDVITGPGNIYVTLAKKLVYGTVGIDSLAGPSEVLVIADETANPVYVAADLLAQAEHDPMAAAILITTDSSLALKVVAEVEQQLIDHPRRTPTEKAIAHYGLIIVVDSLETAAELSNEFAPEHLELEIADPWALIDQIRHAGAIFLGSSTPEAVGDYLAGPNHTLPTSGSARYASALGVETFMKHSSLIQYSPTALQKVSAAIDVLATAEGLTSHADSVRLRTQPKQIDPQS
- the rpsT gene encoding 30S ribosomal protein S20 yields the protein MANIKSAIKRVKIAERNRLRNKTYKSAVKTLMKKYLAAVDTYAADPSPELMQEVQKHMANAYSKIDKAVKRGVLHPNNGARKKSNLAKVLKSKNSPVSAAS
- a CDS encoding TatD family hydrolase, which encodes MQLIDTHVHINFKTFQPDLEAVAQRWREAGVVRLIHSCVEPTEFSSIQAIADRFPELSFAVGLHPLDADKWTPNSRAQILELASSDSRVVAIGETGLDFYKADNRQQQIAAFQGQLAIAQELSLPVIIHCRDAAPEMAQLLRDFWQDQGPVRGVMHCWGGTPTETEWFLELGFYISFSGTVTFKNAAGIQASARMVPSDRLLVETDCPFLAPVPKRGERRNEPAYVRYVAEQVAQLRSVPLEVLAAQTTQNACQLFGLPQLPPKATGAPAIPYS
- the rpoB gene encoding DNA-directed RNA polymerase subunit beta; this encodes MTNQTQTALAFTLPDLVEIQRSSFRWFLEEGLIEELESFSPITDYTGKLELHFLGKNYKLKRPKYDVDEAKRRDGTYAVQMYVPTRLINKETGEIKEQEVFIGDLPLMTDRGTFIINGAERVIVNQIVRSPGVYYKSETDKNGRRTYNASLIPNRGAWLKFETDKNDLVWVRIDKTRKLSAQVLLKALGLSDNEIFDALRHPEYFQKTIEKEGQFSEEEALMELYRKLRPGEPPTVSGGQQLLDSRFFDPKRYDLGRVGRYKLNKKLRLNVADTVRVLTAQDILAAIDYLINLEFDIGSIDDIDHLGNRRVRSVGELLQNQVRVGLNRLERIIRERMTVSDADSLTPASLVNPKPLVAAIKEFFGSSQLSQFMDQTNPLAELTHKRRLSALGPGGLTRERAGFAVRDIHPSHYGRICPIETPEGPNAGLIGSLATHARVNSYGFIETPFYPVEMGRVLKDQPPIYMTADEEDDLRVAPGDIPMDEEGFIQGVTVPVRYRQDFTTTTPDQVDYVAVSPVQIISVAASLIPFLEHDDANRALMGSNMQRQAVPLLRPERPLVGTGLEAQAARDSGMVVVSRTAGEVTYVAADKLRVRDPQGREIEYPMQKYQRSNQDTCLNQRPIVFVGDRVVAGQVLADGSATEGGELALGQNVLVAYMPWEGYNYEDAILISERLVSDDVYTSIHVEKYEIEARQTKLGPEEITREIPNVGEDSLRQLDESGIIRIGAWVEAGDILVGKVTPKGESDQPPEEKLLRAIFGEKARDVRDNSLRVPNGEKGRVVDVRVFTREQGDELPPGANMVVRVYVAQKRKIQVGDKMAGRHGNKGIISRILPIEDMPYLPDGRPVDIVLNPLGVPSRMNVGQVFECLLAWAGENLDARFKVVPFDEMHGAEKSRETVHGKLLEASKKKGQDWLFDPDNAGKIQVFDGRTGEPFDQPVTIGKAYMLKLVHLVDDKIHARSTGPYSLVTQQPLGGKAQQGGQRFGEMEVWALEAFGAAYTLQELLTVKSDDMQGRNEALNAIVKGKAIPRPGTPESFKVLMRELQSLCLDIAVHKVETKEDGTSRDVEVDLMADVNSRRAPSRPTYESISREELEEEDA
- a CDS encoding DNA-directed RNA polymerase subunit gamma, with protein sequence MPKLEQRFDYVKIGLASPDRIRQWGERTLPNGQVVGEVTKPETINYRTLKPEMDGLFCERIFGPAKDWECHCGKYKRVRHRGIVCERCGVEVTESRVRRHRMGYIKLAAPVAHVWYLKGIPSYMAILLDMPLRDVEQIVYFNAYVVLNPGNAENLTYKQLLTEDQWIEIEDQIYSEDSPLEGVEVGIGAEALQRLLQDINLETEAEQLREEIATSKGQKRAKLIKRLRVIDNFIATGAQAEWMVLSVIPVIPPDLRPMVQLDGGRFATSDLNDLYRRVINRNNRLARLQEILAPEIIVRNEKRMLQEAVDALIDNGRRGRTVVGANNRPLKSLSDIIEGKQGRFRQNLLGKRVDYSGRSVIVVGPKLKIHQCGLPREMAIELFQPFVIHRLIRQGLVNNIKAAKKLIQRGDPSVWDVLQEVIDGHPVLLNRAPTLHRLGIQAFEPILVEGRAIQLHPLVCPAFNADFDGDQMAVHVPLSLESQAEARLLMLASNNILSPATGRPIVTPSQDMVLGCYYLTAENPTHQKGSGGYFANLDDAITAYEQQQVDLHAYVWVRFDGAVESNEPDTEPVEVQESTDGTVTKVYKFRRTREDNEGNLISQYIRTTPGRIIYNKTIQDALTN